CTGAGCGAAAGAAGGCGTCCATGGGCTTTGCAGATGATATCCGAGGAGTGCTTGAAATCGAACGGGAGGGAAAGAAGCGCCTTGCCGCTGCACGGGAGGAGGCTCAACGAGCCCTTGATCTTGCTCGCGACGAGTCCCGGCGAATACTGGAGGAAGGGGAGCTCAGCCTGGTTCGGCAGAGGGAGAAGCGTACGGAGGCGGTGCAGGCTGAGATCGCCGGTGAGGTTGAAACTCTGGAAAGGCGATTTCGGTCAGAATCCGACAGGTTGTCTCACCTTGCAAGACAGAACCATGATGCCGCCGTCCGGAAAATACTTGCCTGGCTCTGGGGAGAGAATTGATGGCCCTGCGGTTGCTCAGGTATTCCTATGGCGCAGTGCGATCCCGGGCCCTGGCTGCCGGTTTGCTGAAGCCGGAGCAGATCGGGGATCTGCTTGACTGCGCTTCGAAAACCGAGGCTGAGCGTTGGCTGGAAAAAAAGGTCGACATCCCCGCCGGAGCGGTCGAAGCCGGCCTTCATGGCCGGTTTATGGCCTTTGGAAAAAAAGTTTCCCGCTCCCTGCCGACTCCGGCCCGTGAACTTCTCTTCTCTTATCTCTCCCGCGGCCAGGTCGAAAATTTGAAGGTGCTCTGTCGGAACCTTCTGGTCGACCGACGGCAGGAGACGGACCGATTTCTGCTCCCCGATGCGCAGGGAAAAATCGTGACCACCCACTGCGCCGCCGCCGGCACTCCGGAAGAACTTCTCAAGCGTCTTCCCCGCAGCCCCTACCGGGATGCCGTCCGTGCAGCACTGGCGGCGTCCCCGGAAGAACGCCTCTTCCGGGTGGAATCTGGACTGGACCGCACCTTCTGGGAAATGGTTTGGGAACGGTCCCGGCGCCTGGCCTTTTTCGACCGCCGGGCCGCACTGGAGATTCTGGGCATGCGGGCCGACATTGAATGGTGCAGGGTGCTCGGCCGGGGGATAAGAGCGGGTCTGCCGGCGGCAACCATCCTCGACTCGCTGCCGCCGCTCGGGGCCCTCCTGCCGGCGAGGCGGGTGCGGATCGCCTTGAAATCGGAGAATCCGGCCGCTGCGGTGGCGCAGCTCATGACCGGGATCGACGGTGACCCTCTCGGAACGGATGGGGAGACGTTTCTGTTCCGGCGTCTCTATCGTCATCTGCGGCGGACCCTTATCTCTCACCCCTTCGACGTCTCCGTTCCTCTCAGCAGCCTTCTTCTGATGGAACTGGAGACGCATGATCTGAAATCGATTTTCGGCGGCAAGCGTGTCGGCTCCGCACGAGAAGATATCCTCCCCTTTCTGAGTTCCTATGGAGTCTGAGGATGTTTCGGCCCCGCCCCATGGCCCAAGTGGAAATTCTTTTGCTGCAGCGGGATCTGACGACGGTTCTTCGCGCCCTGGCTCGGGAAAGGATCATTCACCTCCACCGGATGGAGGTCGCCGGAGCCGAGCCGGATCGCGGCGAAAAATTCGGCAGTGACCTGCTCAGCCGGTATGCCGCCTTCACCGGTCTGCTGGAGAAAATCGGGGAGGAGATGGGTGTTGCCTGCACGCCGGGGAAGCTTCTTCCCCCTGGCGACTTCCCCGAGTGGGAGGAATGGGCTTCGCAGTTGCGGCAACGCCTGTCCAGTCTGCGGCGGCGGCATGAACAGATGACTCGATTGCGCCTCTATTTCGGGATTCTGAGTATCTTCATGCGCCGCATGGCTGGTATTGAGGGGGATTTCTCCGAGCTTCGCGACCTGAGTTTCTCCTTGCTGCGGCTGGGGATTGTCCCGACGGCCCGCCTCGCGGAACTGCCCCTGAACGTCCCCGGTCTTACAGTCTACCCGCTGAAACAGACCGGCGGCAATCTCCTGGTGGCCATTCTTTCCTCCCGACGCCGCCAGGGCGATCTGGAGCGCCATCTTGCCGAATCAGGGACGGTCGTCGTCCCCCTGCCGGCGAGGCTATCGGGTCCCTTCGCGGAGGCGCCGGCCCGCATGAAACCGCTGCAGAAGCTGATCCGCAGACGCTTGAGACGGTTGGAGAACAAAATATCGAAACTGCGCCGGGAGAATGAGACATTGCTTCGAGATCGGTGGCACACCATCGAAGTCGAAAACCGGCTCCTCAAGGCCGGCGATGAGCTCGGCTATACCGGGCGGACGGCCGCGATCGGCGGTTGGGTGCCGCGGCGGCGTCTAGCCGAGCTCAGGAAAATTCTCGATGGAGGCTGTTCCGGAAGGTTCATCCTTCACCATACCCGCGCCCTGGGCGAGGAGACGCCGGTCCAGTTTTTCAACCCGGCGTTCTTGCATCCTTTCCAGAGGCTCCTCTCCATCCTCGGAACCCCCACTTACGGGGAGGTGGAGCCGACCCCGCTGCTGGCCCTCGGCTTTCTGGTGCTCTTCGGCATGATGTTCGGGGATGTCGGTCACGGTCTTGTTCTGCTGACCGTCGGCGTGGTCATGCATCACTTCTCCCGTTTTCGCGACGCCGGGCTGATTGTTGCGGAAGTTGGAGTTTTCGCGGGGTTGTTCGGTCTGCTCTTCGGAAGCTTCTTCGGTCGGGAAGACCTTTTTGCACCCCTCTGGTTTTCGCCGTTTCACGATATCCCCCGGCTGATGCTGGCCTCACTGGTCCTGGGCGTCTCCCTGATTCTGACCGGCTTGCTTCTGCGCATCTTTAACGGTCTGCGGACGGAGCGAATCATGGCGGTTCTTACCGATCGCTACGGGGTCGCCGGTCTGGTCTTTTACGCGGGCAGCCTGGCCACTGCCGTTTTCGTTTACCGGGGTATGCTGCCGGCTGCAGCCCTTCTCTGGCTGGCGGTTCCGCTGGCGGCCATATTCTTCCATCCTTTTGCCGAGCGGGAATCGACGTGGACTCCGACCGGAATGCTGCTGGCCGAAGGGGGGATCGAAGTGCTGGAGACCGCTCTCGGCTTTTTGGCCAACACCTTCTCCTTCCTGCGAGTGGCCGCCTTCGGGCTGGCCCACGTCGGCTTGTTCATGGCCGTATTCGCGGTGGCGGACCAGGTACGGGAGGCCGCCTTCGGACCTCTATGGGTGGCCCTCGTGCATGTAACGGGGAATGTGGTCATTCTGGTTCTGGAAGGATTGGTGGTTTCCATTCAGGCGGTCAGGCTCGAATTCTACGAGATCTTCAGTAAATTCTTCCGGGGAACCGGAGTCACCTACCGTCCGCTGGCCCTTGAACCGGGGCTCGAAAGGAGAGACCGAGATGCGCGCTAAACGTTTGGTTGCCTCGCTCACCCTCTTCAACCTGGCAATCCTCTTTCTGGTTCTCGGGATCGTGGCCTGGGCCGGGAACTCGCTGGCGGAGCCGGCGGCAGCGGCCGAACAGATGCCTGACGGGATGAGGGCCTGGGGCGCCATGGCCGCCGCCGTCGCCGTCGGTCTCGGTTCCCTCGGAGCCGCCATCGCCGTGGCCGTCGTCGGCAGCGCAGCCATGGGTGCGATGAGCGAGAAGCCGGAACTCGGCGGCCGGGCCCTGATCTTTCTCGGCCTGGCGGAGGGGATCGCCATCTATGGACTGATCATCGCCATCATGATCCTGGGTAAGTTCTGAATGAGCATCCGGGTGCTCGGTTCCGTCGAAATGGTCACTGCCTTCGCCCTGGCGGGAGTCGGCGGCCGGACCGTGGCGCACAGGTCCGAATTGCTTGCGGCCCT
This is a stretch of genomic DNA from Desulfuromonas sp. TF. It encodes these proteins:
- a CDS encoding V-type ATP synthase subunit I, which encodes MFRPRPMAQVEILLLQRDLTTVLRALARERIIHLHRMEVAGAEPDRGEKFGSDLLSRYAAFTGLLEKIGEEMGVACTPGKLLPPGDFPEWEEWASQLRQRLSSLRRRHEQMTRLRLYFGILSIFMRRMAGIEGDFSELRDLSFSLLRLGIVPTARLAELPLNVPGLTVYPLKQTGGNLLVAILSSRRRQGDLERHLAESGTVVVPLPARLSGPFAEAPARMKPLQKLIRRRLRRLENKISKLRRENETLLRDRWHTIEVENRLLKAGDELGYTGRTAAIGGWVPRRRLAELRKILDGGCSGRFILHHTRALGEETPVQFFNPAFLHPFQRLLSILGTPTYGEVEPTPLLALGFLVLFGMMFGDVGHGLVLLTVGVVMHHFSRFRDAGLIVAEVGVFAGLFGLLFGSFFGREDLFAPLWFSPFHDIPRLMLASLVLGVSLILTGLLLRIFNGLRTERIMAVLTDRYGVAGLVFYAGSLATAVFVYRGMLPAAALLWLAVPLAAIFFHPFAERESTWTPTGMLLAEGGIEVLETALGFLANTFSFLRVAAFGLAHVGLFMAVFAVADQVREAAFGPLWVALVHVTGNVVILVLEGLVVSIQAVRLEFYEIFSKFFRGTGVTYRPLALEPGLERRDRDAR
- a CDS encoding V-type ATPase subunit translates to MALRLLRYSYGAVRSRALAAGLLKPEQIGDLLDCASKTEAERWLEKKVDIPAGAVEAGLHGRFMAFGKKVSRSLPTPARELLFSYLSRGQVENLKVLCRNLLVDRRQETDRFLLPDAQGKIVTTHCAAAGTPEELLKRLPRSPYRDAVRAALAASPEERLFRVESGLDRTFWEMVWERSRRLAFFDRRAALEILGMRADIEWCRVLGRGIRAGLPAATILDSLPPLGALLPARRVRIALKSENPAAAVAQLMTGIDGDPLGTDGETFLFRRLYRHLRRTLISHPFDVSVPLSSLLLMELETHDLKSIFGGKRVGSAREDILPFLSSYGV
- a CDS encoding ATP synthase subunit C; this encodes MRAKRLVASLTLFNLAILFLVLGIVAWAGNSLAEPAAAAEQMPDGMRAWGAMAAAVAVGLGSLGAAIAVAVVGSAAMGAMSEKPELGGRALIFLGLAEGIAIYGLIIAIMILGKF